From Micromonospora rhizosphaerae, the proteins below share one genomic window:
- a CDS encoding RNA polymerase sigma factor, with product MGVSDEALVAGMAARDPQATASFVRRFQARVFGLAVSVVGATATAEDVAQEAFVRAWRYAGGYDPRRGAVLPWLLSITRNAAIDAIRLRRDRPYEPEVMLALLTAAGNDTSEPTDEVADADRIRVALRALPPEQATAVVLAIFHGLTAKEIAERQGLPLGTVKTRIRLGMSRLRDHFEVRDE from the coding sequence GTGGGTGTCAGTGACGAGGCGCTGGTCGCCGGGATGGCGGCCCGCGACCCGCAGGCCACGGCCAGCTTCGTCCGCCGCTTCCAGGCCCGGGTCTTCGGCCTGGCGGTGAGTGTCGTCGGGGCCACGGCCACGGCCGAGGACGTCGCCCAGGAGGCGTTTGTGCGGGCCTGGCGGTACGCCGGCGGCTACGATCCCCGCCGTGGCGCCGTGCTGCCGTGGCTCTTGTCCATCACCCGGAACGCGGCGATCGACGCGATCCGGCTACGCCGCGATCGCCCCTACGAGCCGGAGGTGATGCTGGCACTGCTCACCGCCGCCGGAAATGACACCAGCGAACCGACGGACGAGGTGGCCGACGCCGACCGCATCCGCGTCGCCCTGCGCGCGCTGCCGCCCGAACAGGCCACCGCCGTCGTCCTGGCGATCTTTCACGGACTCACCGCGAAGGAGATCGCCGAGCGGCAGGGCCTACCGCTTGGCACCGTCAAGACGAGGATCAGGCTGGGCATGTCCCGGCTGCGCGACCATTTCGAGGTACGTGATGAGTGA